CAGCCAAGCTCTCGGAAAAGAGACAGTCTTATTGAGCATCAGCTATTCTGCCAAAAACCAATACACAGACCCTGAAAAGAAAGTGAGTTGGTTGTGCCATTCTTTAGTTTAGAGGTCTCAAGGGACATCAGGTATGCATTAAATAATATTCTACTTTGATAGTGATAATCAAGTAATATAACTCAACTATTCACTTTCTTCAAGTgaaaggctatatatatatatatatatatgttttttgttgttgccatgACTCAAGTAATACAATGACACCACCTAGTGGACAGAAGTGGGGAAAAATAAATCAGAATGTGGAAATTTGAACCCGGAAATAAATGAATGACCTTTTCACGTGACCTGAAACACACGTGGGACCCGTTCTTTATTATACCTCAGTGCTTGAGACCGACATGCTTTCAGAAATCCAAAATGGCTGCGTGTAGTATAGAAGACTTGCTTGCTAAAGCTGAACAAGATGAGGCTGAAAAACTCAAAAGTATCACCGTTCAAAAAGAACTGGACCTCGAGTTTGACATCGGAAACTTGGTCGCATACGACAAGAACCGTATTGACATTCGACAGTTTCGTGAACAGAAGAAAGAGGATTTCCTGCGTTCGCTAGCTCGTGACAACACGCAGCTCCTGGTCAACGAGATATGGAAGCATCCAACTGAGAGAGTTGAGGAGGTAATCGTAGTCAAACTACCCGAGCCGACCACTCCACTGCCGAGAGAGAAGCCCCCGCCAAAGCCCAGGCCTCCAACCAAATGGGAGGAATTCGCCAAACTGAAGGGGATCCAAAAGAAGAAGAAAACTAACCTGGTATGGGACGATGTTGCCAAAGAGTGGAAGCGGCGTTGGGGCTACAAGCGTGTCAATGATGGCACAAAAGAGTGGCTGATTGAGGTTCCTGAAACGGCAGACCCGAACGAGGACCAATTCGCCAAACGCAACAAAGCAAagaaggagaaggtggcaaagaacGAGCTGCATCGCCTGAGGAACATAGCCAGGGCACAGAAAATAAAAGTACCAGGTGTTGGACTCACACCGACCGCCCAGCAATCCAAAACTGACCTGGCTAGAGCTGTCAATGTGGCCAAGTCATCCACCGCTTCCGCAGGTAAATTCCAAGACCGCTTACCTAAGGAGAAAGCTCCCAGAAACACCGGGAAGAAGAGGAAATTCCAGCCGGTCATTGGTAACTTTTCAAATGAAAAGCAGAGGCAGCTGGATCTGTTGAAAGTGCTGGACAGTAAGAAACCTCGTCTGGACGTCAACAAAGCTGTAAACAAACAAATGCGAGAGGATGACCGAGAGGAGTCTGCAGCCAAATTTAAGAAGGGGGGAAAGAAGGGACGCAAGGGTGGTAACTTCTCTGGAAAAGGAAagggtggtggtgggaagggcaAAGGTAAAGGAAGAGCAGGGGGTAAGGGTCAAGGACCACCTAGTGGTAAAAAAGGAGCTGGGAAACCTGGGAAGCGCTAAGGAGGACCTTTTGGAACTTTGCATGTCATTCATAATAAGTGCCTTGTCTCAGATGTATCGGACTGCACAATATGAACTGACTACTTCATTATGTCTCCCACCTGCACTGTCATATTGCTGGGAGCGAGTCCTGTTTGGTTTCCCCTTTATGCAGGTCAGGTGCAATAGGAGTGTAAGAGGGGAGATGTCTTCTGTCCCATCATGCAAATTTCTAAATGGCTCAACCATAATGTGTGAAATGGAATACGGTCTTTATTTACCTCATCAGTACTCAATTTGTTATAGATTTGCAAATGCAATGTACAACTTTTTGCTACAGGGTTATGTTTGATATTTCAAATTAAAATCAACTTCCAAAATATATGCTGTGTTTAAGATTTTCTAAGAATGTGGGGCACAGTGCATTGTTACTGCACACAATAGCAAGTGCACAACTTCCATGTGATGGTTACAGTAGGGCTGCCACTGGTCtgtaaacaacaaaacaaatgttTTAGGGACACTTTAAAGGATATGGGTCAACCAAGAAAAACCTGTCTCTCTGAAGGCTGCTATTTTTCTTTTTGTCCTTCACTGAATATTAGTCAATCATTCTGTAAATGTTCCTACTGCATGTGTAAGACAGACTGGACGTGTACAACACttgggggcagagaggagagggaggggtgaacACAACTCTTTTCATTATGCTCCTGTAGAAAAGTGCTTAGGAATCCACAATTGTGGCTGCATATCAGTATGAATGTGCTCTAGTAGTAGACTGCCTCTCAGTCCCTTCACTCCATAAGGGCCAGATGGAATTGACTGAGGCCTGCCcagaaatgatgtaaaatattaaCAAATACAATTGTACTGAATACAGACAATGCTGTAAAGTAGTTAATTGATACGAAAATGTTTCCTGGAATCAGATTAAGCCTATTCCTACACTAAGAAGCATTTGAATATACATTTAGGCACGAGTGGAcagttttatttaactaggcaagtcagtaaagaacaaatgcttatttaaaatgaccgccaaaccctaacaacactgagctaattgtgcgccgccctatgggactcccaatcacggccggttgtgatacagtctggaactgaaccagggtctgtagtgatgcctctagcactgagatgcagtgccttagaccgctgtgccagtCGGGAGCCGAAAAGTTTTGCTGCCCCATGTGAGGATCGTGGTCTGGGAAACTGACCCTGTAAGTAGTGTCATATGATGATATAAACAGAGAGCCTGTCTGTCTCTAATGCATTGCATGTAGACCTTAATGACCAAGAATAGAGGTGAGGTAATTGGACTTTCTTAGAAACATACAGTACAGGAGCTGGGCCTGCTTATCAGATTAACTGTGCTGTTGGTTATATAAAACTGGCTTTGGCCCCAGTGAGATAGGTGCCCTCTCAGGTCAGCTTTCC
This window of the Oncorhynchus keta strain PuntledgeMale-10-30-2019 chromosome 4, Oket_V2, whole genome shotgun sequence genome carries:
- the rrs1 gene encoding ribosome biogenesis regulatory protein homolog, with the translated sequence MAACSIEDLLAKAEQDEAEKLKSITVQKELDLEFDIGNLVAYDKNRIDIRQFREQKKEDFLRSLARDNTQLLVNEIWKHPTERVEEVIVVKLPEPTTPLPREKPPPKPRPPTKWEEFAKLKGIQKKKKTNLVWDDVAKEWKRRWGYKRVNDGTKEWLIEVPETADPNEDQFAKRNKAKKEKVAKNELHRLRNIARAQKIKVPGVGLTPTAQQSKTDLARAVNVAKSSTASAGKFQDRLPKEKAPRNTGKKRKFQPVIGNFSNEKQRQLDLLKVLDSKKPRLDVNKAVNKQMREDDREESAAKFKKGGKKGRKGGNFSGKGKGGGGKGKGKGRAGGKGQGPPSGKKGAGKPGKR